In the Malania oleifera isolate guangnan ecotype guangnan chromosome 1, ASM2987363v1, whole genome shotgun sequence genome, one interval contains:
- the LOC131147264 gene encoding uncharacterized mitochondrial protein AtMg00810-like codes for MPFCMVTYKKKFIWNCPLDWLSNKVCKLLKSLYGLKQASRQWFAKLSTTLLGYGFTQGNSYCSLFIKKFESSFLVLLVYVDDVLLASDSFLEIDLLKNFLHDKFTIKDLGELKYFLGLEVARSKKGISICQRKYALDILQDTGILCAKLAIFPMDSNLKPTATNSNLYEDRSAYRRMIERLLYLTITRPDLAYSVQVLSQFLAKPVVSHYQGTIRVLRYQKATPGQGLFFFSSSELQLKAFSNSDWAGCIDTRRSVTGFAIFLGNSLIAWKSKKQATISRSSAKVEYRALATPTCEIQ; via the coding sequence ATGCCTTTTTGCATGGTGACTTACAAGAAGAAGTTTATATGGAATTGCCCCCTAGATTGGCTGTCAAACAAAGTCTGCAAACTTCTCAAAAGcctttatggtttaaaacaggCCTCTAGACAATGGTTTGCAAAACTATCCACTACTCTACTTGGTTATGGTTTTACTCAAGGAAATTCATATTGTTCTTTATTCATTAAGAAATTTGAATCCTCTTTTCTAGTACTcctagtatatgttgatgacgtTTTACTGGCTAGTGACAGTTTTCTAGAGATTGACTTGCTCAAAAATTTCCTACATGACAAATTCACAATTAAAGATTTGGGGGAACTCAAATATTTTCTTGGCTTGGAAGTGGCGAGGTCTAAAAAGGGCATATCAATCTGTCAAAGAAAGTATGCCTTAGATATACTTCAAGACACTGGAATTCTTTGTGCTAAACTTGCTATATTTCCAATGGATTCAAATCTTAAACCTACAGCAACAAATTCTAATCTCTATGAAGATCGTTCAGCTTATAGAAGGATGATTGAAAGATTATTGTACCTAACTATTACTAGACCTGATCTTGCATACTCAGTTCAAGTTCTAAGTCAATTCCTTGCCAAACCAGTTGTTAGTCATTACCAAGGAACTATTAGAGTCCTCAGATATCAAAAGGCTACACCTGGACAAggtcttttcttcttctcttcatcagaATTGCAGCTAAAGGCCTTCTCAAATAGTGACTGGGCAGGGTGTATTGATACTAGAAGGAGTGTAACAGGTTTTGCCATTTTCCTAGGCAACTCTTTGATCGCATGGAAAAGTAAAAAGCAGGCAACTATTAGCAGATCTTCTGCAAAAGTTGAATATCGAGCCCTTGCTACACCAACATGTGAAATTCAGTAG